Proteins encoded within one genomic window of Epinephelus lanceolatus isolate andai-2023 chromosome 9, ASM4190304v1, whole genome shotgun sequence:
- the LOC117252730 gene encoding guanine nucleotide-binding protein subunit alpha-14-like — MAGCCVSAEERENQRINEEIEKQLRRDKKDSRRELKLLLLGTGESGKSTFIKQMRIIHGGGYTDEDKRSYAKLVYQNIVTSMQAMTRAMEALSISFADPQNQSHANLVLEVEVDKVEELDSSLSAAIRSLWDDAGIQECYDRRREYQLSDSTKYYLTDLDRISQPSYIPDLQDILRVRVPTTGIIEYPFDMENVIFRMVDVGGQRSERRKWIHCFENVTSIIFLVALSEYDQVLAECDNENRMEESKALFKTIITYPWFQRSSVILFLNKTDILQEKIMYSHVATYFPEFTGPQQDPVAAQEFILKMYQEQNPDKGKTLYPHFTCATDTENIRFVFVAVKDTILRHNLKEFNLV; from the exons ATGGCTGGATGTTGTGTGTCGGCGGAGGAGAGGGAGAACCAGAGGATCAATGAGGAGATCGAGAAGCAGCTGCGCAGAGACAAGAAGGACTCTCGCAGGgagctgaagctgctgctgttgg GTACTGGAGAGAGTGGAAAGAGCACCTTCATCAAACAGATGAGGATTATCCACGGAGGAGGATACACAGATGAGGACAAGAGGAGCTACGCCAAACTGGTCTACCAGAACATCGTCACATCCATGCAGGCCATGACCCGAGCCATGGAGGCACTTAGCATATCTTTCGCTGATCCCCAGAACCAG aGCCATGCAAACTTAGtcctggaggtggaggtggataAGGTGGAGGAGTTAGATTCAAGCCTTTCGGCGGCCATCAGGAGTCTGTGGGACGATGCAGGAATACAGGAATGCTACGACAGACGCAGGGAATACCAGCTGTCCGACTCCACCAAATA ctaTCTCACCGACCTGGATCGAATTTCACAGCCCTCCTATATACCTGACCTGCAGGATATCCTCAGAGTCCGAGTGCCGACCACGGGTATCATTGAGTACCCCTTTGACATGGAGAACGTCATCTTCAG GATGGTGGATGtggggggtcagaggtcagagaggaggaagtggaTCCACTGCTTTGAGAACGTCACCTCCATCATCTTTCTGGTGGCGCTCAGCGAGTACGACCAGGTCCTGGCTGAGTGCGACAACGAG AACCGTATGGAGGAGAGCAAGGCCCTGTTCAAAACCATCATAACCTACCCCTGGTTCCAGCGATCCTCTGTCATCCTCTTTCTCAACAAGACTGACATCCTCCAAGAGAAGATCATGTACTCTCATGTAGCCACCTACTTCCCTGAATTcacag GACCTCAGCAGGATCCTGTAGCAGCTCAAGAATTCATCCTGAAAATGTACCAAGAACAAAACCCAGACAAGGGCAAGACGCTGTACCCTCACTTTACCTGCGCCACAGACACGGAAAACATCCGCTTCGTCTTTGTGGCCGTAAAAGACACCatcctcagacacaacctgaaGGAGTTCAATCTGGTgtga